tgatttcgtttaactcattcactgcctttgacaagtatacttgtcaattgtattttttagagcagtgctaaatgggggcgaatctgagcatgctccactgtaaatatcaaacttggaaacaactttactgatgcccaaccaccggtagatgacatcatagccccattttataggaaataaacagagtttcagagtccatgggagaaatggctgtattttggcaaacctacatttttctgctgtcaattataaaagaacgggacgggacaaaaagtagggagtctattctgttatttggtagattcggtttatatataattattgaatgtaatatcacgtgagtattggaaatgtaaaaattttctataatgactggcagtgaatgattaaatttagttagttttaattcattttcaggttggttctgttagtttttaattagttttagttatttgataatgcttagttttagtttagttttgcgcaatattaaaaaaaaacaccatgggaacgacgtcatctgaaggtgcttttccattggctgctgctagatgacgtcacttctgtgtgacactctCAGACGTCCTTaatctggttaatatcaaaataagtgtaatcaaaatcatattttaaattatccccagaggctcatgcattaaatgaattaccaaagagttttgtaaacataaaatgtagtttcagttaagtttttgtttttttaaaaagcattttcatttttattttatttcgttaagcaaattgtttttttaattttagttttttcgttagttttagttaactaaaataaccttgcttggCAGTGAACAGCAGTGTGTGATGGAAGATTCCAGTAGAAGTCTGGCAGAAAAAGTAGGGTGGcaaacaatattaaaataacaatattaaaaGTATATGCACTCACttgacacaataataataataataataataatacaataataaaaaaaaaatagcttcatAAACAAAGTTACAAGGTAggtacttgaaaaaaattgacaataaatagtgaaatacaagacaaaattaatgtaaataaaaatattaatttaaaaaaaagtgtttgttttttttgttagctttgTGATAGTCAAAATGCATAGTTGAGTTATACCAAATTATTCCATTTGATTTCATTGCACACCAGTAGAAGGGTGCAAGaaattaatttttcttttttttttcttttatagtgCACTGTCATTGGGGCCAAGTGAGGCACTGACCCTCATCCTGACCCCGAGATTCACTGCGACCGTCTTCCTCAGCTAGCTTGGTGTTGCAACTCTTAACTTTTGCCTCCTTTTTCAGAAAAGTGAAGTATAACAAATGGTACTGCAGCTTGGCGACCTACCAGACGGCTGACATTTGACCTGCCTGCGAGCTGACTGCGGGCTGCTATCTATCCGCGTCTCTCCTGACCTGACCGGGCCTGGCCGGGCGGGCATGGGAGCTGAGAAAGTGCCAGCCAACGTCATGCCAAGGCAGCGCTCCAGCATTCCCGAGCAGGTCAGTGCCCGTTGTCAATGTGGGGCATGCAGGGGAGCTTCCGGTGCCTACGGGGGGGAAGGCCAGGAAGTGACTCGCTGTCGTGGAGAGGAGACACATCGCTAATTAGCGCTCACATGAGAATTGTTGAACACTACATCTATTTCATTGCCTGtggcccccctttttttttaaagaagaaaaaagtctgCATAGCAATAAAAAGGCATGATTCATCATCAGGAAACTTCAcatcttaataaaaaaaaatgttacatttaacAGATGCATACACATTCCATAtccccattatttatttatttttattattattatttttgcttcaaAACATGTCATAATATTGGTTTTCTGTGACCTTGCGGCATCTTGGGGTCAAGAACTGTGTTGAAGTCTGGACAAGCAGAGAAACCACAAGAGTTAGGCCGGCACATTTTCGAACAAAAAAGttgtgctttgccgccatctggAGGGAATTGTAGGCAGTTATTAATTTTAGGCTGGGCGTCATCCACTTGAATTTCTGTTATTTTCGCCAGGACTCGGTCCCTATCCCCCTGCAAACAGCTGTAGTTAGTTACGTTACTTAGTtctgtttagtttatttagttgtttttttttaagtgttctattagttttgtttggtagtttgttagttttattatttgtgtAAGTTCAGTTCGTTAGTTTTGCTagttttttgtatcgccaacctccccgcaATCTCGTGATAACTGTTGTGACCTTTATAttgtaatatcgtatcgtgatgcttggttatcgttacatccctatttgtaatgggagtgtgtgtgtgtgcgcgtgacgCAATGTTGTGTTTTGTCCAAAGCAGGAATGTCAGAGCTGCCCTCGGGTCTGTCTTTACTTTAGTATGCAAATGAGGCACCCGGCCTGCTGGAATCACGGATTGCACCTTTAAATATTCATTAAGGCCTCACGCATTATCAATGCTGTTGTGCTGTCATGAAACGTAAAATAAATGCTTGCGCACCTCATTCATGTTTGAGTGTGCACTTCTCTCATATGTGATGGTGGAATCGctgtttataatttaaaaatgctgATTCAGTTTGTGTGTTATGTATATAgtttatgtgtatgtgtacaCCGTAAAAATGTGCtttacatatacagtacatacagcatgcatgtgtgtacattaagtgtgtgtatgtttttgttttttatctgtGCATCTGTTTTACACAATCTCTTATCTTTCTTGCAGGAATAAAATGTCCTCCAGGGGGTGTCTTCTCACAGTTGAACATGTCCCCATTTTATTGAGGCATCATCTCGTATCCGCAATGCTCTTCCAAATGAGTGCTGACTGGGCAGATGGATTTGCTGCCAAAAAGCCGGCCGATCACGATGCCTTGTGTCCAGCTTTGCTCCTCTCAGCACAAGAATCCACTCCAGTTGACATCATTGAAGATGACTGCCAGCCAGGCAGGCTCCACTGGACGAACACCAGGTGAGAATGAGACAATTGGAGCAAGCTGGCAACGAGGATGAAAAGTTGATTGGCAGTAATCGCTGCTGCCGTGCTCGTAATTAATGCTGCaattaacataaataaaaatgcaaacgtGCAGGCAAGTTGTTGGAGAGGATAATCGTGTCAATGTTGTACACAAAAGATGCTGCAAAATAGCATCACAACTCATCAGCAGGTGAATTTAGACTAGCTTGTAACTTGCGTAGAATTTGGATTCCGCTGCTCCAGGCAATGACTTTGGCTTTCACAGCGTCCTTCTTGCGCTCCAGCAGCTTTTCCAGGGCGTATCCTTTCCTGGGCATGACGACGTCGCGCCCCCTCAGGCAGGCGGCCGGGCAATAATCGTTGGAGCCGTCGCCCACGTAGAAAACGCGGCTGTACTCGTCTCGCTGGGCCAGGTATCCCTCCAGAACTTtccttttgcacatgtttacGGGGCAGCGGCGACAGTCGTGCGCGTGGTGGTGGCGCACTTCCACGCGGCCCAACGCGTTCACTCCGGCCGGGTTGGTGAACACGCGGTCCACGGCCGAACGCAAGCCGGCGGCGCGGAGGATCCAGTCGATGAAGAGCTCGTTGGCATCGGAGATGACCACGCAGTCCACGACGCTCTTGTTGCACGAGATGAACGTCAGCAGCTCGTGCATTCCCGCCGTCAAGGGTATGCGCTCCATCTCGGCGCGGATGCTCTCCACGCTCACTTCCTGCTCGCCTGTAGGAAGGATGTACAGTAGaacccagggttattatagttttggaattttcgttttagttttaTAATACAGGAATTACAGCATACCATCTTACTACattaaaacaatacattttgaaCAAATAAAAGTTTTCTGTGTAAATACACACAAGTAGAAAGAAATATGAAGAAATATGGTGGTTGCATTACATCACTAACTACAACCATAAGCAGAGTAAGTACCTAACAGTTACTCAAATATTGACGTCATAATATTGTTGTGCATGCCTATATAATCCATCACTCTGCACATGAACTCAGTCCAGTGGCCTCTTGTGTACGAATTCTCCACTGTGTCCGGCAGCGCATGACCCGGAAGACAcctaaaacacaaaatatactgATGACGTGACCTTCAATAATACATAATTATTGTAAATCAGCAAGATTTACCTGATCACCCACGTGTCACTGTTGTCATCGACCACCGTGTGGTCGAAATCAAATACCATCAACGTCTTCATTACGTGGAAATGTTCGGGACTTGACAAAAGAAAAGTGAAATTAAACACGTGACGTTGAAATGCAAGGCAGCTAAACAACACGCCGAATGTAAAACGGGGCCACATATAATATCTTACATCTCGATCTGTTTATTACGCACGTTGTAGATCGAAAATACACTcacttaaatttaaaaaagagcTTTCTGTACATGGACTTTCGTGTCAAAttcatgtattcatttttggttatgtTTTAGAATATTTATTGCGTAGTCACAGCCTTTACTATGCAAATAAAAGAGGGGTAAGAGATATAAAAGGCCAGAAACGTTCTTTATATAATCATAAAAGACAAACCGacctatatttttgttgttgtcggaAGCCTTCCGTGAAGCCCCTTCGCGTCGTCTCAAGACACGCAACGACTCGTTACCGCCACCTATCGTAAACTGTAAGAAAGTCAGTGGTTATTCAAAACATTTACGGAGGCGAATTTCACTCTTTGCGACTTTAATCGAAAATTCAATATTTATCATATATCAAATAATCTCAATTGAAAGGGGAAATTGTACGTTATCTAAAAAACTCACATTGGAAGATGTCATATCATTTTCTATGTTAGGTGGCAGTACAGTTTAGTACCCGAGTAATGtatcaaatgaagaagaaactcAGCGTCTGACTTCCGGGTAGCTCTGCTCCCTCAAAAGAAATAGTTTCGATAAACCATCGAACGTTTACCCCCCGAAAATCGTTTTATTTGACAATGTTGCGAGGTTTGGGCTCTTGGTTGGGTCTGGAGAGCCCGACGGACACCACCACGTCGAGTGACGCGGAGGAGAATCAGCAGAAACTGGAGGAAAAAGTAGTGGAAGCTCAGAACGAGGTAAACAAACAACAAGCCGCAGCTGATGGCCACCATGACGAAGGAGGACAAAATGACGTGGAGACGAATCAGGAGCTCAATAAAGGACTTGGTGGTGAGTCATATCATTACATCAAACACTTATCAAGAAATGGCGTGATTGAAAAAACGGGAGCACTTTTTACCCAGCAActcctgctttgttttttggatgACGTCAGTGTCGTTTGCAGAAAATGGattcaaacaaaataataactgTTAATATTTTACTTTTGCATTCACACATAAAAAACATTAAGATTGTAATATATCGTATAGAAGAACAACAGAAACGAGGGAACCCCAAGAAATTCATCACATCATGGTAAAGTTTCTTTGTGTATAACACACTTCATGTACTCAAAGAATTCAAAGTGCTCATGTATTCAAAGAATTCAAAGGTACTTTGTTCCACAATTGAGGAGCATGCTAGACAGTCTATAAGGTACATCTTAATAAGACAAAATTTAACAAATCTCACCTATTTTGCACGTCTCAGCTCCTCTGGCAGGTCGCAGAGGCACTCTGAAGGAGAATGTTTGATAACCTTTAGTTTTAAACTTTGAAACCACCGGAAGGCCCTCGGTGTAGAGGATCTGAGGCGGCAGGCTGTCTCATACGGGGCAAAAGTTCAGGAATTATAGCTCGGAAGCAGCTTCACACGTGCTTCAAAAGTAATCAGTAATTTATTAAAATCACTTCTTAAAACAGACTGAATGCCAAATGGATTAATGCTAAAATTGTGGTGATATGTTCATTGTCAAGTCACCTCAGCTTTTCTCAAATTTTATAAATAAGACAAATGTATTCATCATTATACAAGTGTACATTGAAGTGTATAAATGTGTTGAgtcttatgtattttatttaattaaccaCCACCTCCGCTCTTCCTCTCCAGACTTCATCTTCAGTTTTGCATCCAATGCAACCAAGAAGATCTCCGAGTCCATGGTAGTGACTGCACAAAGCATTAAGAAGAGCGTAGAAGAGGGAAAGATTGACGGCATCATCGACAAGGTGCGCTTATACACTAATATtcgctgctgctgcttttgttattgtcttttttttttttttttttttttttttttttttttttttcttttttttttttttttttttttttttttgtgtgtgtagactTTCCTTGGAGACTTCCAGAAGGAGCAAGAGAAGTTTGTCCAGGAAAAGAAGTCCAAAAGATCAGGTAGGAAACTATATACAAGATTGAAGAAAAATGATATAATAAATATTGATATCTGatgtaaatataaatgcaaGCCTGAAGTTATTTACTGGTGCGTTTGTCCAGAAGCAGCAGTGCCCCCCTGGGTGGGCTACAACGAGGAGGAGACCATCCAGCAACAGATCCTCGCCCTCTCAGCTGTGAGCAATgttaaatatatgtaaaaaaaaaaatttaaaaagacgATAAATGTGATGGCTCCTCTCACACAATAGAAATAGATAAGAATTAATAATCCACCAAAAAATCTATACCATTAATTGTTGTTATGTTCCACGTTCAGGACAAGCGTAACTTCCTGCGTGACCCTCCGGCTGGCGTGCAGTTCCACTTCGACATGGAGCAAATGTTTCCTCTGGCCGCTGTCATGCTGGAGGAAGACCAGTTGCTCAACCGTATGCGCTTCGACCTGGTCCCCAAACAGTCAGTACCTGCCGTGTATGCCTTCACATTTCACAAGAAAAATGTCCCTACTTTTTtcaaagggggtggggggatctTTGCGAGAAAAAGGtcaattttcatcaaaaaaaatttaaagtttttcctagaaatatttttcaaaacttTTATTTCATGTGATTCGTTTTATTTAaggaaacattttaaaattatacaATAGTTTTTGTCTTACTTTACATGGACAAAATGTGAATACATGCaaaaatttttatattttatgtgaAGTTATTTGTAATGTTATGAGGAGCTACTAATTTTAcacgaaaaaagaaaagtttttaaaaattgctaattttttaacatttgtaaTTCATTTTTATCATCAGCGCTGAAAAATTATGCGAAAAAATAAAGCTTGATGTTGCAACAAAATAGTTCATAATGATCTATCAAAACATTAAATTTCAATTTTGAAGTGTAGTTTACAAcaaaaatttcatttttgtgaaaatttgagattttttttttttttttcaaatttgatggggaaaaaaaaggtattttgaAGGTTCATATTGTAAATAATTAGAATTTCATGAGAATTTATGGGGGGGGGATTATTTTCTGAGATTTtaacttgaaaagtgttaattcTATGAGAattacctgttttgttttgttttttttaatttccattacatatggaaaaaaatgtttgagaaaTTAAAATTTACAACAAAAAGTTTCTATGAGAATTGTTTTTCCATTTGACGGGGGAAAAAGTTTATCggaatattaataaaaataataataataaggaaaACATTTCGTTTCAGTGCttattgttttttgattgacagcGTGAAGGAGGAGGTTTTCTGGCGGAACTACTTTTACCGCGTGTCGCTCATCAAGCAGTCGGCGCAGCTGACGGCACTGGCGGCTcagcagaagcagcagcagcagaaaacGGGCGACGACGGGGAGGACGCCGTCTCGCCCCATGATGTCATCTTAACGGGTATATATCATTTACACACTTATTTCATTTGCATACATGCTAATCCTCACCGCTGCTCTGTTTGGTTGTCCTTCCAGATAACGTCAGGCCCAAAACGCCGCCTGTTTCCATCAGCGACAAGCAACAGGTAGTATGCAAccctgagttaaaaaaaaaacaacccaaaaaacaaacaaaaaaaaccacaagaTTCTTTTGGACTAATATATT
Above is a genomic segment from Festucalex cinctus isolate MCC-2025b chromosome 4, RoL_Fcin_1.0, whole genome shotgun sequence containing:
- the phospho2 gene encoding pyridoxal phosphate phosphatase PHOSPHO2 isoform X2, with the protein product MKTLMVFDFDHTVVDDNSDTWVIRCLPGHALPDTVENSYTRGHWTEFMCRVMDYIGEQEVSVESIRAEMERIPLTAGMHELLTFISCNKSVVDCVVISDANELFIDWILRAAGLRSAVDRVFTNPAGVNALGRVEVRHHHAHDCRRCPVNMCKRKVLEGYLAQRDEYSRVFYVGDGSNDYCPAACLRGRDVVMPRKGYALEKLLERKKDAVKAKVIAWSSGIQILRKLQASLNSPADEL
- the phospho2 gene encoding pyridoxal phosphate phosphatase PHOSPHO2 isoform X1; translation: MWPRFTFGVLFSCLAFQRHVFNFTFLLSSPEHFHVMKTLMVFDFDHTVVDDNSDTWVIRCLPGHALPDTVENSYTRGHWTEFMCRVMDYIGEQEVSVESIRAEMERIPLTAGMHELLTFISCNKSVVDCVVISDANELFIDWILRAAGLRSAVDRVFTNPAGVNALGRVEVRHHHAHDCRRCPVNMCKRKVLEGYLAQRDEYSRVFYVGDGSNDYCPAACLRGRDVVMPRKGYALEKLLERKKDAVKAKVIAWSSGIQILRKLQASLNSPADEL
- the syap1 gene encoding synapse-associated protein 1 isoform X1; translated protein: MLRGLGSWLGLESPTDTTTSSDAEENQQKLEEKVVEAQNEVNKQQAAADGHHDEGGQNDVETNQELNKGLGDFIFSFASNATKKISESMVVTAQSIKKSVEEGKIDGIIDKTFLGDFQKEQEKFVQEKKSKRSEAAVPPWVGYNEEETIQQQILALSADKRNFLRDPPAGVQFHFDMEQMFPLAAVMLEEDQLLNRMRFDLVPKHVKEEVFWRNYFYRVSLIKQSAQLTALAAQQKQQQQKTGDDGEDAVSPHDVILTDNVRPKTPPVSISDKQQPTPEEDFSISTSPGVSEFVSDAFDSAAIDHEDLQKGMEQLVLDKKDSSPSADEEQSDWEKELQQELQEYEVVAESENRDEQWDQEIEEMLQAHDT
- the syap1 gene encoding synapse-associated protein 1 isoform X2 yields the protein MLRGLGSWLGLESPTDTTTSSDAEENQQKLEEKVVEAQNEVNKQQAAADGHHDEGGQNDVETNQELNKGLGDFIFSFASNATKKISESMVVTAQSIKKSVEEGKIDGIIDKTFLGDFQKEQEKFVQEKKSKRSAAVPPWVGYNEEETIQQQILALSADKRNFLRDPPAGVQFHFDMEQMFPLAAVMLEEDQLLNRMRFDLVPKHVKEEVFWRNYFYRVSLIKQSAQLTALAAQQKQQQQKTGDDGEDAVSPHDVILTDNVRPKTPPVSISDKQQPTPEEDFSISTSPGVSEFVSDAFDSAAIDHEDLQKGMEQLVLDKKDSSPSADEEQSDWEKELQQELQEYEVVAESENRDEQWDQEIEEMLQAHDT